The Deinococcus wulumuqiensis R12 genome has a window encoding:
- a CDS encoding VanW family protein: protein MTRATKTALLGLGAVGVLGGALALGVSAQADKLAPGLRVGGVNVGGLSPDAALAAVRGQAQAQAPQVEVKAGGKSWTLSAEKLGYQVDPQASLDAARKLSDARPWSERALGVLGQSKVQDVPLVTKVDPAVAQATIGKLTAGLATQPVNATVGFDPGTRRYAVLTPDTPGRKANAQAAAKGFAADPTKRVLNVPMTEWPAQYTAAALAKHAELGNRLMRGVTFKLEGSNRSGSLAPLQVANLYWVKPEGIVLDDKTIKGAFESLSYQLDQPAQNARYAWRGGAWGKVGEKPGRVTDPKKGLEAFRKGLLDPARTTITFPSVQQQPTLKLADLPNPAKLELIASGTSTYYGSSAERRTNIANAAGKIDGTVVAAGEDFSFLQALGSISPENGFVGGLIISGGRTVDGLGGGVCQVSTTAFRALYQAGLPIVERNQHSYRVKYYEPQVGFEAAVYDPGVDLKMKNDTGAPILVRSVNNDAASRLEIQIWGTKPQRTVSVSPAVILSRTPHPAPQYVFNPKLPAGTSKQVDWAQDGYNLYITRTIKDAQGTRTDRVDTRYKPWQAVYEYGPRLN, encoded by the coding sequence ATGACGCGAGCGACGAAAACTGCACTCCTGGGCCTGGGTGCTGTGGGAGTACTGGGAGGCGCCCTGGCCCTGGGGGTTTCGGCGCAGGCCGACAAGCTGGCGCCGGGACTGCGGGTGGGCGGCGTAAATGTGGGCGGCCTCTCACCGGACGCGGCCCTGGCTGCCGTGCGCGGGCAGGCGCAGGCCCAGGCCCCGCAGGTCGAAGTGAAGGCCGGGGGCAAAAGCTGGACCCTGAGTGCCGAAAAGCTCGGGTATCAGGTGGACCCGCAGGCGAGCCTCGACGCCGCCCGGAAACTCAGCGACGCCCGCCCCTGGAGCGAACGGGCGCTGGGCGTGCTGGGACAGAGCAAGGTGCAGGACGTTCCCCTGGTGACGAAGGTGGACCCTGCCGTGGCGCAGGCGACCATCGGCAAGCTGACGGCGGGTCTGGCGACGCAGCCGGTGAACGCCACGGTGGGCTTTGACCCGGGGACGCGCCGCTACGCCGTCCTGACCCCCGACACGCCGGGCCGCAAGGCGAACGCACAGGCGGCGGCCAAAGGCTTTGCCGCCGACCCCACCAAGCGCGTCCTGAACGTGCCGATGACCGAGTGGCCCGCCCAGTACACGGCGGCGGCGCTCGCCAAACACGCCGAACTCGGCAACCGGCTGATGCGCGGCGTGACCTTCAAGCTCGAAGGCTCGAACCGCTCGGGGTCGCTCGCGCCGCTTCAGGTCGCCAACCTGTACTGGGTCAAGCCCGAGGGCATCGTCCTCGACGACAAGACCATCAAGGGCGCCTTCGAGAGCCTGAGCTACCAGCTCGACCAGCCCGCCCAGAACGCCCGCTACGCCTGGCGGGGCGGCGCCTGGGGCAAGGTGGGCGAAAAGCCCGGGCGCGTGACCGACCCGAAAAAGGGCCTCGAAGCGTTTCGCAAGGGCCTGCTCGACCCGGCCAGGACCACCATCACCTTCCCGTCGGTGCAGCAGCAGCCGACCCTCAAGCTGGCGGACCTGCCCAACCCGGCCAAGCTGGAGCTGATTGCCAGCGGCACCAGCACCTATTACGGCAGCTCCGCCGAGCGGCGCACCAACATCGCCAACGCGGCAGGCAAGATCGACGGCACCGTGGTCGCGGCGGGCGAGGACTTCAGCTTTCTGCAGGCGCTGGGCAGCATCAGCCCCGAAAACGGGTTCGTGGGCGGCCTGATCATCAGCGGCGGGCGCACGGTGGACGGCCTCGGCGGGGGCGTGTGTCAGGTCAGCACCACCGCGTTCCGGGCGCTGTATCAGGCGGGCCTGCCCATCGTGGAGCGCAACCAGCACTCGTACCGCGTGAAGTACTACGAGCCGCAGGTGGGCTTCGAGGCCGCCGTGTACGACCCCGGCGTGGACCTCAAGATGAAGAACGACACCGGGGCGCCCATCCTGGTTCGTTCGGTGAACAACGACGCCGCCAGCCGCCTGGAAATCCAGATCTGGGGCACCAAGCCGCAGCGCACGGTGAGCGTTTCGCCCGCCGTCATCCTCTCGCGCACGCCGCACCCCGCGCCGCAGTACGTCTTCAACCCCAAGCTGCCCGCCGGGACCAGCAAGCAGGTGGACTGGGCGCAGGACGGCTACAACCTCTACATCACCCGCACCATCAAGGACGCTCAGGGAACCCGCACCGACCGCGTGGACACCCGCTACAAGCCCTGGCAGGCGGTGTACGAGTACGGCCCCCGGCTGAACTGA
- a CDS encoding protease complex subunit PrcB family protein — translation MTTRRLAKWPLLTLGAGLLAGCAVSGPGQLRVHEATLYGAGAQRIVWVYGDLGSGPSSSLKLGQDTVTLRAQVSDPLATPGSLSVDGKAAYVGRIDNVAVRLTLGQDAGGRFTVTPLAGNRVQAVYHTDGARWQKLSATSGLATGSAVSGLRGAGQLTDAEADALTRALSGQGPLAVAVLDEASAPDARIAAEPRPQEQRRTALYVLSSSQIVRTSTPAPANGGQTMNSGTVRLGEVARGTNASAESPSVIVARSASEVRSLYAVAYGRQGGTPALPGLAPGEALVGVFIGQRSTGGYGVRATGAGVQGNTLNLRVELTAPGAGSITTQALTSPWVIVRVGGTFSSVNVTDQSGRPFPQ, via the coding sequence ATGACGACTCGACGTTTGGCAAAGTGGCCGCTGCTCACCCTCGGCGCGGGGTTGCTGGCGGGGTGCGCCGTGTCCGGCCCCGGCCAGTTGCGCGTGCATGAGGCGACCCTCTACGGCGCCGGAGCGCAGCGCATCGTGTGGGTGTACGGCGACCTCGGCAGCGGCCCGAGCAGCTCGCTCAAGCTCGGTCAGGACACCGTGACGCTGCGGGCACAGGTCAGCGACCCGCTCGCCACGCCGGGGTCGCTCAGTGTCGACGGCAAGGCTGCGTACGTGGGCCGCATCGATAACGTGGCGGTGCGCCTGACGCTGGGGCAGGACGCCGGGGGACGTTTCACCGTCACGCCGCTGGCGGGCAACCGGGTGCAGGCCGTCTACCACACCGACGGCGCCCGCTGGCAGAAACTGAGCGCGACTTCGGGCCTCGCCACCGGCAGCGCCGTGAGCGGTCTGCGCGGCGCCGGGCAACTGACCGACGCCGAAGCCGACGCCCTGACCCGCGCCCTCTCCGGCCAGGGACCGCTGGCGGTGGCCGTGCTGGACGAGGCGAGTGCCCCCGACGCCCGCATCGCCGCCGAGCCGCGCCCGCAGGAGCAGCGCCGCACCGCCCTGTACGTGCTCAGCAGCTCGCAGATTGTCCGCACGTCCACCCCTGCACCTGCCAACGGAGGCCAGACCATGAACAGCGGGACCGTCCGCCTGGGCGAAGTGGCCCGGGGCACCAACGCCAGTGCCGAAAGCCCCAGCGTCATCGTGGCCCGCAGCGCCAGCGAAGTCCGTTCGCTCTACGCCGTCGCCTACGGGCGGCAGGGCGGCACTCCGGCACTTCCCGGTCTGGCCCCGGGTGAGGCCCTGGTCGGTGTGTTCATCGGTCAGCGCAGTACGGGCGGCTACGGCGTGCGGGCCACCGGCGCGGGGGTGCAGGGCAACACCCTGAACCTGCGCGTCGAACTGACCGCCCCCGGCGCGGGCAGCATCACCACCCAGGCCCTCACCAGTCCCTGGGTCATCGTGCGGGTGGGCGGCACCTTCAGCAGCGTGAATGTGACCGACCAGAGCGGGCGCCCGTTTCCGCAGTAA
- a CDS encoding branched-chain amino acid aminotransferase, giving the protein MTHDTRPEQAKKLADIDWNNLGFSYIRTDLRYLSHWKDGEWDAGTLTEDNMIHLAEGSTALHYGQQCFEGLKAYRCADGSVNLFRPDQNAARMRSSCRRLLMPEISDEMFIDACKQVVQANEHFLPPYGTGGSLYLRPFVIGVGDNIGVRTAPEFLFSVFCVPVGPYFKGGLTPTNFITSDFDRAAPNGTGAAKVGGNYAASLLPGYEAKKRDFADVVYLDPATHTKIEEAGAANFFAITGDGKKFVTPKSPSILPSITKYSLLWLAEHRLGLEVEEGDIHIEQLGEFSEAGACGTAAVITPIGGIQHGDTFHVFHSETEPGPVTRRLYDELVGIQYGDKEAPEGWIVKVEGAEG; this is encoded by the coding sequence ATGACGCACGACACCCGGCCCGAACAGGCCAAGAAACTGGCCGACATCGACTGGAACAACCTGGGTTTTTCGTACATCAGGACCGACCTGCGTTACCTGTCGCACTGGAAAGACGGCGAATGGGACGCGGGCACGCTGACCGAAGACAACATGATTCATCTGGCCGAAGGCTCGACGGCCCTTCACTACGGCCAGCAGTGCTTCGAGGGCCTCAAGGCGTACCGCTGCGCCGACGGCTCCGTCAACCTGTTTCGCCCCGACCAGAACGCGGCCCGGATGCGCTCAAGCTGCCGCCGCCTCCTCATGCCCGAAATCAGCGACGAAATGTTCATCGACGCCTGCAAACAGGTCGTGCAGGCCAACGAGCACTTTCTGCCGCCCTACGGCACGGGCGGCAGCCTCTACCTGCGCCCCTTCGTGATTGGCGTGGGCGACAACATCGGCGTGCGGACGGCCCCCGAGTTTCTGTTCAGCGTGTTCTGCGTGCCGGTCGGACCCTACTTCAAGGGCGGGCTGACCCCCACCAACTTCATCACCTCCGACTTCGACCGCGCCGCGCCCAACGGCACCGGGGCGGCCAAGGTGGGCGGCAACTACGCGGCGAGCCTGCTGCCCGGCTACGAGGCCAAGAAGCGCGACTTCGCCGACGTGGTGTACCTCGACCCCGCCACCCACACCAAAATCGAGGAGGCGGGCGCGGCCAACTTCTTCGCGATTACGGGGGACGGCAAAAAGTTCGTCACGCCCAAGTCGCCCTCCATCCTGCCGAGCATCACCAAGTACAGCCTGCTGTGGCTCGCCGAGCACCGCCTGGGCCTGGAAGTGGAAGAAGGCGACATCCACATCGAACAACTGGGCGAGTTCAGCGAAGCGGGCGCGTGCGGCACGGCGGCGGTCATCACGCCCATCGGCGGCATCCAGCACGGCGACACCTTCCACGTCTTTCACTCCGAAACCGAGCCGGGGCCGGTCACCCGCCGCCTGTACGACGAACTGGTGGGCATTCAGTACGGGGACAAGGAAGCGCCGGAGGGGTGGATTGTGAAGGTGGAGGGGGCAGAAGGCTGA
- the xpt gene encoding xanthine phosphoribosyltransferase, producing MQSLVEAIRREGKVLPGGFLKVDGLVNHQLLPALTREMGETFARHFAPLSPTKVLTIEVSGIAPAIMTAAELGVPMVYARKKKPLTMSEQVYTAQSVSRTKGGAVDLFVSSEYLGPGDRVVVIDDFLASGGTLRSLSHIIADSGATLLGLGCVIEKEFEGGRTHLADLNVPIHTLANIVRMSEEEGIVVEAGR from the coding sequence ATGCAGTCACTGGTCGAGGCGATCCGGCGCGAGGGCAAGGTGTTGCCGGGCGGGTTTCTCAAGGTGGACGGTCTGGTCAACCACCAGCTTCTTCCCGCGCTGACCCGTGAGATGGGGGAGACGTTCGCCCGCCACTTCGCGCCGCTCTCGCCCACCAAGGTCCTGACCATCGAGGTCAGCGGCATCGCCCCGGCCATCATGACCGCCGCCGAACTCGGTGTGCCGATGGTCTATGCCCGCAAGAAAAAACCGCTGACCATGAGCGAGCAGGTCTATACGGCGCAGTCGGTCAGCCGCACCAAGGGCGGCGCGGTGGACCTGTTCGTGAGTTCCGAGTACCTGGGGCCGGGGGACCGCGTGGTGGTCATCGACGACTTTCTGGCCTCGGGCGGCACCCTGCGTTCCCTGAGCCACATCATCGCCGACAGCGGCGCCACTTTGCTGGGCCTGGGCTGCGTCATCGAAAAGGAATTCGAGGGTGGCCGCACTCACCTCGCGGACCTGAACGTGCCGATTCACACCCTCGCCAACATCGTGCGGATGAGCGAGGAAGAAGGCATCGTGGTGGAAGCCGGGCGCTGA
- a CDS encoding HAD family hydrolase: MRPEVPFDAVLLDLDGVLVESEGLIAQVWQSVLAEYGLRLDLAEIAGQFTGQRFEGVLAYLGTQHAFVPPPGFLDTLETRFNAAMPGVTAIEGAAETLRALRDSGVPFAIGSNSERERLHLKLRFAGLTELAGEHAYDPSWVGGRGKPRPDLYAFAARQLGTVPERCVVIEDSVVGGAAGLAAGATLWGLLVPGHPHPDGAAALERLGAARVLTSHAGVRRALEEAGLLAPAPAGDS; encoded by the coding sequence ATGCGGCCCGAAGTGCCTTTCGACGCCGTGCTGCTTGACCTCGACGGCGTGCTGGTGGAAAGCGAAGGCCTCATCGCGCAGGTCTGGCAGAGTGTGCTGGCAGAGTATGGCCTGCGGCTGGACCTCGCCGAAATCGCCGGGCAGTTTACCGGGCAGCGCTTCGAGGGGGTGCTGGCCTACCTCGGCACGCAGCACGCGTTCGTGCCTCCGCCCGGATTTCTGGACACGCTGGAAACGCGCTTCAACGCCGCCATGCCGGGCGTGACCGCCATCGAGGGCGCCGCCGAAACGCTGCGGGCGCTGCGCGACTCGGGCGTGCCCTTCGCCATCGGCAGCAACAGCGAGCGCGAACGGCTGCACCTCAAGCTGCGCTTCGCCGGGCTGACCGAGCTGGCAGGCGAACACGCCTACGACCCCTCCTGGGTGGGCGGGCGCGGCAAGCCCAGGCCCGACCTCTACGCCTTCGCGGCGCGGCAGCTCGGCACCGTGCCGGAGCGCTGCGTGGTCATCGAGGACAGTGTGGTCGGCGGCGCGGCGGGACTGGCGGCGGGCGCGACCCTCTGGGGCCTGCTGGTGCCGGGACACCCCCACCCGGACGGCGCGGCGGCGCTGGAGCGGCTGGGGGCCGCCCGCGTGCTGACCTCCCACGCCGGGGTGCGCCGGGCACTGGAAGAAGCCGGGCTGCTGGCACCCGCCCCTGCAGGCGACTCCTGA
- a CDS encoding SDR family NAD(P)-dependent oxidoreductase, with protein MRLPKRLLLAAGIAALAGRRAFPAPYDLRGKHVLLTGGSRGLGLALGRELAARGARLTLVARTERDLRLAAEDLRGRGAEVQTVSADVTDPDALAAVMSAAHAFGDVDVLLHCAGLIQSGPLANMTEQDFRDVMEIHAFAPLRLVRALLPQLSRRRGRVLLVTSVGGKVAVPHLVPYSMSKFAAVGLGQGLRSELAAQGVTVTTVCPGLMRTGSARQATVKGRYEQEYALFATLDNLPLLSLGAAPAAHRIVDALVRGDAEVMVGGPALLLRYAQALAPQLTADALALGHRLLPGSGESDQPRLGVEVETPLTRNNPLKRAAEEDLNG; from the coding sequence ATGCGTCTTCCCAAACGTCTGCTGCTGGCCGCTGGCATCGCCGCTCTGGCGGGCCGCCGCGCCTTCCCTGCGCCCTACGACCTGCGCGGCAAACATGTGCTGCTCACGGGAGGTTCCCGGGGGCTGGGCCTCGCGCTGGGGCGTGAACTCGCGGCGCGGGGAGCGCGGCTGACCCTGGTCGCCCGCACCGAGCGCGACCTGCGCCTCGCCGCCGAGGACCTGCGCGGGCGCGGCGCCGAGGTCCAGACCGTCAGCGCCGACGTGACGGACCCGGACGCCCTGGCCGCCGTCATGAGCGCCGCGCACGCCTTCGGAGACGTGGACGTGCTGCTGCACTGCGCCGGACTCATTCAGTCGGGGCCGCTCGCCAACATGACCGAGCAGGATTTCCGCGACGTGATGGAGATTCACGCCTTCGCGCCGCTGCGGCTGGTGCGGGCACTGCTGCCGCAGCTCAGCCGCCGCCGGGGGCGGGTGCTGCTGGTGACTTCGGTGGGCGGCAAGGTGGCGGTGCCGCATCTGGTGCCGTATTCCATGAGCAAGTTCGCGGCGGTGGGACTGGGCCAGGGCCTGCGCTCCGAACTCGCCGCGCAGGGCGTGACCGTCACCACCGTCTGCCCCGGCCTGATGCGCACCGGCAGCGCCCGGCAGGCGACGGTCAAGGGCCGCTACGAGCAGGAGTACGCCCTGTTCGCCACCCTCGACAACCTGCCGCTGCTCTCACTGGGCGCCGCGCCCGCCGCCCACCGCATCGTGGACGCCCTGGTGCGCGGCGACGCCGAGGTGATGGTGGGCGGCCCCGCGCTGCTGCTGCGGTACGCGCAGGCCCTGGCGCCGCAGCTCACCGCCGACGCCCTGGCGCTGGGCCACCGCCTGCTGCCCGGTTCCGGCGAAAGTGACCAGCCCCGGCTGGGTGTGGAGGTCGAAACGCCACTGACCCGCAACAACCCCCTCAAGCGGGCTGCCGAGGAGGACCTCAACGGGTAG
- a CDS encoding DEAD/DEAH box helicase, with the protein MNFAELIAPELAARLAERGITEASPIQAESLPHTLQGRDLIGRARTGTGKTLAFALPIIMKLEPSRERSRLPRAIVVAPTRELAKQVADEFSKSAPGLSTVTVYGGAAYAPQENALRRGVDVVVGTPGRLIDHLERGNLDLSAVQFAVLDEADEMLSVGFADAIETILQKTPEERQTMLFSATLNNDIKRLSRNYLKDPLVVDMVGEGKSQAAQTVEHLKVRVGRSRTRVLADLLTVYNPEKAIVFTRTKREADELANELIHRGLESEALHGDLAQTQRERALGAFRSGRVGVLVATDVAARGLDIPEVDLVVQYHLPQDPESYVHRSGRTGRAGRTGTAIIMYGDRDNREMMGLERITGVRFKERALPTPAEVAQASARASSEMVRRVDSGAAQGFQAEAEKLFSELGLEALARALAKISGVTEPAKAASLLSGEEGLTTLILHGERLSVPRTVALLARAVDVDTRRLGKVRQWRGGTVADVPSEFVEKLMSAAPLDGQVEVQIAQELPELFEQPTRERRDAGGYQGGRGYRDRDEGGRGGYGRGNSGGGRGGSGNRSGGRGEGGNAGGGRWSRDRDERGPRREDFADREFVPNR; encoded by the coding sequence ATGAACTTTGCAGAACTGATTGCGCCCGAACTCGCGGCGCGTCTTGCCGAGCGCGGCATCACCGAAGCCAGCCCCATCCAGGCCGAGAGCCTTCCCCACACCCTCCAGGGCCGTGACCTGATCGGCCGCGCCCGCACCGGCACCGGCAAGACGCTGGCGTTCGCGCTGCCCATCATCATGAAGCTCGAACCCAGCCGCGAGCGCAGCCGCCTGCCCCGCGCCATCGTGGTGGCCCCCACCCGCGAACTCGCCAAGCAGGTCGCCGACGAGTTTTCCAAGAGTGCGCCCGGTCTGAGCACCGTGACCGTCTACGGCGGCGCGGCCTACGCCCCGCAGGAAAACGCCCTGCGCCGTGGCGTAGACGTGGTGGTGGGCACCCCCGGGCGCCTCATCGATCACCTCGAACGCGGCAACCTCGACCTGAGCGCGGTGCAGTTCGCGGTGCTCGACGAGGCCGACGAGATGCTCAGCGTGGGCTTTGCCGACGCCATCGAAACCATCCTCCAGAAGACGCCTGAGGAGCGCCAGACCATGCTGTTCAGCGCCACCTTGAACAACGACATCAAGCGCCTGAGCCGCAACTACCTCAAGGACCCCCTCGTCGTGGACATGGTGGGCGAGGGCAAGTCGCAGGCCGCGCAGACCGTCGAGCACCTCAAGGTGCGCGTGGGCCGCAGCCGCACCCGCGTGCTGGCCGACCTGCTCACCGTCTACAACCCCGAAAAGGCCATCGTCTTTACCCGCACCAAGCGCGAAGCCGACGAACTCGCCAACGAGCTGATTCACCGGGGCCTGGAATCCGAGGCGCTGCACGGCGACCTCGCCCAGACCCAGCGTGAACGTGCCCTGGGTGCTTTCCGCAGCGGGCGCGTGGGCGTGCTGGTCGCCACCGACGTGGCGGCGCGTGGCCTCGACATTCCCGAAGTGGACCTCGTCGTGCAGTACCACCTGCCGCAGGACCCCGAAAGCTACGTGCACCGCTCGGGCCGCACGGGCCGCGCCGGGCGCACCGGCACCGCCATCATCATGTACGGCGACCGCGACAACCGGGAAATGATGGGTCTGGAACGCATCACCGGCGTGCGCTTTAAGGAGCGCGCCCTGCCCACGCCCGCCGAAGTCGCTCAGGCCAGCGCCCGTGCCAGCAGCGAAATGGTGCGCCGCGTGGACTCCGGCGCCGCACAGGGCTTCCAGGCCGAAGCCGAGAAGCTGTTCAGCGAACTGGGCCTCGAAGCCCTGGCCCGTGCGCTCGCTAAAATCAGCGGCGTGACCGAGCCGGCCAAGGCCGCCAGCCTCCTGAGCGGTGAAGAGGGCCTGACCACCCTGATCCTGCACGGCGAGCGCCTGAGCGTGCCGCGCACGGTGGCTCTGCTCGCCCGCGCCGTGGACGTGGACACCCGCCGCCTCGGCAAGGTGCGCCAGTGGCGTGGCGGCACCGTGGCCGACGTGCCCAGCGAGTTTGTCGAGAAGCTGATGAGCGCCGCGCCGCTCGACGGTCAGGTGGAAGTGCAGATCGCCCAGGAACTGCCCGAACTGTTCGAGCAGCCCACCCGCGAGCGCCGTGACGCCGGCGGCTATCAGGGCGGACGCGGCTACCGTGACCGCGACGAAGGCGGACGCGGCGGCTATGGCCGGGGCAACTCCGGCGGCGGACGCGGCGGCTCCGGCAACCGCAGTGGTGGCCGTGGTGAAGGTGGTAACGCTGGCGGTGGCCGCTGGAGCCGTGACCGTGACGAACGCGGCCCCCGCCGCGAGGACTTCGCAGACCGCGAGTTCGTGCCGAACCGCTGA
- a CDS encoding histidine triad nucleotide-binding protein → MDKPAPAAQRTLFERIIAREIPSQVVYEDENYIAIKDIAPKAPIHLLVIPKRVTARVDDITDPLEMGRLWLKATEIAREHAADYRLVVNCGAGGGQMVFHTHIHILAGWKDGPDSDT, encoded by the coding sequence ATGGACAAGCCCGCTCCCGCCGCGCAGCGCACCCTGTTCGAGCGCATCATCGCCCGCGAGATTCCCAGCCAGGTCGTCTACGAGGACGAGAACTACATCGCCATCAAGGACATCGCCCCCAAAGCGCCCATTCACCTGCTGGTGATCCCCAAGCGCGTGACGGCGCGGGTGGACGACATCACCGACCCGCTGGAAATGGGCCGACTGTGGCTCAAGGCGACCGAGATCGCCCGCGAGCACGCCGCCGATTACCGCCTGGTCGTCAACTGCGGCGCGGGCGGCGGGCAAATGGTCTTTCACACCCACATTCACATCCTGGCAGGCTGGAAGGACGGCCCGGACAGCGACACCTGA
- a CDS encoding amidase family protein → MTLPLPDPILDLDVCALAGATRRGDLTPSEITRTYLARLGALNPELRAVITVNPHAQATADALDDVPEAQRGALHGVPLLIKDNIDVAGLPTTAGSVLMKGHVPAGDAPLVARLRAAGAVILGKANMTEWANFMTLGMKNGYSSLGGQTVNPWGPEHDTGGSSSGSGVAVAARLCAAAIGTETSGSIVSPAHASGVIGLKPTLGLIPRTGIVPISHSQDTAGPLTRSVRDAALLMSVMAGPDADDEASRRLPVPDLTLSESALTGADLVVIRDEPNMSEAEGAALARAENLLSAAGAELHSADFPTRAELEAAGWRLDVLVYEFKPDLNAYLSTVTQGPKSLAQVVEQNDADPDTCLRYGQHLLLAAQATRGDLSEPAYARARERDLRLARTRGLDELFARGHDAALFPGIHGCDLAAAAGYPSVALPVPTETGAGGKPGGVLLVGPAGSDGRLLSLAAGLNRELGGVKFPPERAP, encoded by the coding sequence ATGACCCTGCCGCTGCCCGACCCCATTCTCGACCTCGACGTGTGCGCCCTGGCCGGAGCGACCCGGCGCGGCGACCTCACCCCGTCCGAAATCACGCGGACCTATCTGGCCCGCCTGGGCGCCCTCAACCCCGAATTGCGGGCGGTCATCACGGTCAACCCGCACGCGCAGGCCACCGCCGACGCCCTCGACGACGTGCCGGAGGCGCAGCGCGGCGCCCTGCACGGGGTCCCGCTGCTCATCAAGGACAACATCGACGTGGCGGGCCTGCCGACCACAGCGGGCAGCGTGCTGATGAAAGGCCATGTTCCGGCAGGTGACGCTCCCCTGGTGGCGCGGCTGCGGGCGGCGGGCGCGGTGATTCTAGGCAAGGCGAACATGACCGAGTGGGCCAACTTCATGACGCTGGGGATGAAGAACGGATACTCGTCGCTCGGCGGGCAAACGGTCAACCCCTGGGGGCCGGAGCACGATACCGGCGGCAGTTCGTCGGGCAGCGGCGTGGCGGTGGCGGCGCGGCTGTGCGCGGCGGCCATCGGCACCGAAACGAGCGGCAGCATCGTGAGTCCCGCGCACGCCAGCGGCGTCATCGGCCTCAAGCCCACGCTGGGGCTGATTCCGCGCACCGGCATCGTTCCCATCAGCCACAGCCAGGACACCGCCGGGCCGCTGACCCGCAGCGTGCGTGACGCGGCGCTGCTGATGTCCGTGATGGCCGGGCCGGACGCGGACGACGAGGCGAGCCGCCGCCTGCCGGTGCCCGACCTGACCCTGAGCGAAAGCGCACTGACCGGGGCCGACCTCGTCGTCATTCGCGACGAGCCGAACATGAGCGAGGCCGAAGGCGCCGCGCTCGCCCGCGCCGAGAATCTGCTGAGCGCGGCGGGGGCCGAGCTGCACAGCGCCGACTTTCCCACCCGCGCCGAACTGGAAGCGGCGGGCTGGCGGCTCGACGTGCTGGTGTACGAGTTCAAGCCGGACCTGAACGCTTACCTGAGCACGGTCACGCAGGGGCCGAAGTCGCTGGCGCAGGTCGTCGAGCAGAACGACGCCGACCCCGACACCTGCCTGCGCTACGGCCAGCACCTGCTGCTGGCGGCGCAGGCCACGCGCGGCGACCTGTCCGAACCCGCCTACGCCCGCGCCCGTGAACGCGACCTGCGACTCGCCCGCACACGCGGCCTCGACGAACTGTTCGCGCGGGGACACGACGCCGCCCTGTTTCCCGGCATTCACGGCTGCGACCTCGCGGCGGCGGCGGGCTATCCCAGCGTGGCGCTCCCGGTCCCCACGGAAACGGGCGCAGGGGGCAAACCGGGCGGCGTGCTGCTCGTCGGTCCGGCGGGCAGCGACGGACGGCTGCTTTCCCTCGCGGCGGGGCTGAACCGGGAACTCGGCGGCGTGAAGTTTCCGCCGGAACGGGCGCCGTAA